A single region of the Accipiter gentilis chromosome 6, bAccGen1.1, whole genome shotgun sequence genome encodes:
- the AKAP1 gene encoding A-kinase anchor protein 1, mitochondrial has translation MALRFCSIIPYAIPGLLALVGCWWIYSHRKKRASHHDKQAIATEEEQQEEAPENESSPKTEACVPRRPPLSSEEECRENETSTSLLSAGLTTPSLLSQTRERLDLSQDLPDLSVMTTQPSTLEDDSEKLETTGSQDESGVPACVSLPLISESTECHGGAALSLIQDSSSSANQDQWPSASVTLTRESLGMVEEISNAEQSDDSSFKPPKESQMSEMVLSDAGSVTALCLGLEREADTPQAFLNNEAEAVSGHKDSAVSMLPDSLESACSEQSREEEKSESVASTVPVCQEEDAEPNGDESEREKIGGVSLDKEDVEKIEQVAIQIISKVILAATEEVLSGSASDASTWICQAAASRAERPLETASVASSDRMLAEEATVADESIAAATSDAGVPTSPQTGERDRSVADPSCLTHGRLSGPVRGGTKDCRMKNRACSEHVLSGSTSDASTWICQAAASRAERPLEAASVASSDRMVAEEATVADESIAAATSDAGVPTSPQTGERDRSVADPSCLTHGRLSGPVRGDTEDCRMKNRVCGDSHGLGRTPVGHHRGSLEKSSLVMEDSGYSTYTSEGGTSVEDPLQNTMLSGASGQHSDSLSTSATQDTSAEQSSVPSEKPPTLQLPEGGKVPYSNGILKKDGPDLNHECSRAAEMDGDRSGGSDVNSVNFVDSGCAMRKTVSRQNSKLRGESSKSDRVIWEIEVPKELVGRLIGKQGKFMSFLRQSSGAKIYVSTLPYFRDSQVCHIEGSSHQVEKVLSLIGKKFKELCLTNIHALPPPTPLTLHSLLMTAWLFLPDGVTVEVVVANQVDAGHMFLQQHTHPTFHVLRSLDQQMYACYSQPEIPTLPTPVEVGIICAAPGLDGAWLRAQVISYFEETGEVELRYVDYGGYDKVKIDTLRQIRSDFLSLPFQGAEVLLDNVVPLPDEDRFSSEADAAVSEMTKGAVLVAQVTNYDSATGLPLIQLWNLTGDEVVSVNRSLVERGFAQWLDY, from the exons ATGGCTTTACGTTTCTGCAGTATTATCCCATATGCCATACCTGGGTTGCTGGCACTTGTTGGCTGCTGGTGGATCTATTCCCATAGAAAAAAGCGTGCAAGCCATCACGATAAACAAGCAATAGCCACTGAAGAAGAGCAGCAGGAAGAAGCGCCAGAGAATGAGTCATCACCCAAAACAGAAGCGTGTGTTCCTCGAAGACCGCCTCTCTCGTCAGAAGAGGAATGCCGAGAGAACGAAACCTCGACCTCCCTGCTCTCAGCAGGGTTGACGACGCCCTCTCTTCTGTCTCAAACTCGCGAGAGGCTAGATCTCTCACAGGACCTTCCAGACCTGTCAGTAATGACAACGCAGCCCAGCACCCTTGAGGACGACAGTGAAAAACTAGAAACGACAGGATCTCAAGATGAAAGCGGTGTCCctgcttgtgtttctctccctctGATCTCAGAGAGCACAGAGTGTCACGGCGGTGCTGCACTGAGCCTTATACAGGATTCAAGCTCTAGTGCAAACCAAGATCAGTGGCCGTCAGCATCAGTGACGCTGACGCGAGAGTCTTTGGGAATGGTGGAGGAGATCAGCAATGCAGAGCAGTCAGACGATTCTTCATTTAAGCCCCCTAAGGAAAGCCAGATGTCAGAAATGGTGCTATCGGATGCTGGCTCCGTGACAGCCCTTTGCTTGGGATTGGAGAGGGAAGCCGATACCCCGCAAGCCTTTCTCAATAATGAAGCTGAAGCTGTATCAGGTCACAAGGATTCTGCAGTGAGCATGTTACCAGATAGTTTGGAGTCCGCCTGTTCGGAGCAGTCCAGGGAAGAAGAGAAGTCCGAGTCCGTTGCCAGTACTGTACCTGTGTGTCAGGAGGAGGATGCGGAGCCAAATGGAGATGAATCGGAAAGAGAGAAGATTGGTGGAGTGAGTTTGGACAAGGAAGATGTTGAGAAAATTGAGCAAGTAGCAATACAGATCATTTCCAAGGTCATTTTGGCAGCAACTGAGGAAGTGCTGTCTGGTTCCGCAAGTGATGCGTCCACTTGGAtctgccaggctgctgccagccGAGCTGAGAGACCTCTGGAGACGGCAAGCGTCGCTTCCTCCGATCGGATGCTTGCGGAGGAAGCTACAGTAGCCGATGAGAGCATCGCTGCTGCGACGAGTGATGCTGGGGTACCGACATCCCCGCAGACAGGGGAACGGGATCGGAGTGTGGCAGATCCCAGCTGTTTAACACACGGCCGTTTATCCGGCCCTGTTCGGGGAGGCACAAAAGACTGTCGGATGAAGAACCGTGCGTGCAGTGAGCATGTGCTGTCTGGTTCCACAAGTGATGCGTCCACTTGGAtctgccaggctgctgccagccGAGCTGAGAGACCTCTGGAGGCGGCAAGCGTCGCTTCCTCCGATCGGATGGTTGCGGAGGAAGCTACAGTAGCCGATGAGAGCATCGCTGCTGCGACGAGTGATGCTGGGGTACCGACATCCCCGCAGACAGGGGAACGGGATCGGAGTGTGGCAGATCCCAGCTGTTTAACACACGGCCGTTTATCCGGCCCTGTTCGGGGAGACACAGAAGACTGTCGGATGAAGAACCGTGTGTGCGGTGACTCCCACGGACTTGGTCGGACTCCTGTGGGTCACCACAGAGGGTCACTGGAAAAGTCATCTTTGGTTATGGAAGACTCTGGGTACAGCACATACACATCTGAAGGTGGGACAAGTGTGGAGGACCCATTGCAGAACACGATGCTGTCTGGCGCGTCAGGCCAGCATTCGGACTCACTGAGCACATCTGCAACGCAAGACACGtctgctgagcagagctcagTACCAAGTGAAAAACCTCCTACTCTGCAGCTACCTGAAGGCGGCAAAGTGCCATACAGTAACGGGATACTGAAAAAGGATGGTCCAGACTTGAATCATGAGTGTAGCAGGGCAGCAGAGATGGATGGAGATCGCTCAGGAG GTTCGGATGTAAATAGCGTGAATTTTGTGGACAGTGGCTGTGCCATGAGGAAGACAGTGAGTCGGCAGAACTCTAAGCTAAGAGGAGAATCCAGCAAGTCTGACCGCGTTATCTGGGAGATAGAGGTCCCAAAG GAATTAGTTGGCCGCTTGATCGGAAAACAAGGAAAATTTATGAGCTTCTTGAGGCAATCGTCTGGTGCCAAAATTTATGTCTCAACACTACCTTATTTCCGTGACTCCCAAGTCTGTCACATCGAAG gctCTTCGCATCAAGTAGAAAAAGTACTGAGCCTGATTGGCAAAAAGTTCAAAGAGCTGTGTCTCACCAACATCCACGCTCTACCTCCACCAACACCACTGACGCTTCATTCCCTCCTTATGACTGCTTGG CTTTTCCTCCCAGACGGAGTCACTGTAGAGGTGGTCGTGGCAAACCAAGTCGATGCGGGGCACATGTTTCTACAGCAGCATACACACCCCACTTTCCACGTTCTGCGTAGCCTCGACCAGCAGATGTACGCCTGCTATTCTCAACCTGAAATTCCAACCCTGCCGACTCCAGTAGAAG TTGGTATTATCTGCGCGGCTCCAGGCCTGGATGGGGCATGGTTACGGGCTCAAGTTATTAGCTACTTTGAAGAGACCGGTGAAGTGGAGCTCAGATACGTGGACTATGGAGGATACGACAAAGTGAAGATTGACACACTCAGACAAATCAG GTCTGATTTTTTATCACTACCTTTCCAAGGAGCAGAAGTTTTACTAGACAACGTGGTGCCACTTCCAG ACGAGGATCGCTTTTCATCTGAAGCCGACGCCGCTGTTAGTGAGATGACCAAAGGCGCAGTCCTAGTGGCACAG GTCACGAATTATGACAGCGCAACGGGTCTGCCACTGATACAGCTGTGGAACTTGACGGGAGATGAG GTGGTGTCAGTAAACAGAAGTCTGGTGGAAAGAGGGTTTGCTCAGTGGCTTGACTACTAG